From Brassica oleracea var. oleracea cultivar TO1000 chromosome C3, BOL, whole genome shotgun sequence, a single genomic window includes:
- the LOC106330720 gene encoding uncharacterized protein LOC106330720 — protein MGDESEEEAALMRRNKMLMEAMTAQLNKTMLENMTEMMKENMKEIRDEIRQATGQGHSNESRRNRQTHTPQEHGGSQETDNYYERHRLKIPPFHGKVDPDAYLEWEKKIELVFNCQHFTNAQRIQIAATEFYDYALSWWDQLVTTRRLNQEYPVESWHEMKSLMRKRAGISEDREDTMTRFLGGLNREIHDSVEMQHYVEIEEMLHKAILVEQHIKRKHHSRGSYGNSKYQHSKDEKPSYLKDSKPQPKEDTKPSSTSSKDKGKAKATSSRARDVKCFKCQGRGHYANECTNKKVMILLENGEYESEEEKSVSDHEESGEESEVEPVRGRLLVTRRLLNLQTKNEELEQRENLFYTRCLVQGKVCSLIVDGGSCVNVASETMVKKLCLKVQKHPRPYRLQWLNEEGEMRVSTQVLVSIAIGRYEDEVLCDVLPMEASHILLGRPWQFDRRVNHDGFTNKHSFEFKGKKTVLVPLSPKEVHEDQLQLQKKKEIDLKPDQNKHHSLYAKQGDIKIILYSQNSIILLMFKETILTVTHHTPDHPSELVSLLQEYADVFPEDIPFGLPPVRGIEHQIDFVPGSTLPNRPAYRTNPVETKELQRQVEELMEKGHIRESLSTCAVPVLLVPKKDGSWRMCVDCRAINNITVKYRHPIPRLDDMLDELHGSCIFSKIDLKSGYHQIRMKEGDEWKTAFKSIFVVVYFDDILVYSKCLEDHIEHLRAVLNVLRNEKLNANLKKWCKGGLGEDQSNTRVAESNYSGRRIGIGAVLMQDRRPIAYFSEKLSGATLNYATYDKELYALVRALQTWQHYLWPKEFVIHTNHESSQVPQRTKQAQQETRQMGRIH, from the exons ATGGGAGACGAGTCGGAGGAAGAAGCAGCACTGATGAGACGAAATAAAATGTTGATGGAAGCCATGACTGCTCAGTTAAATAAAACCATGTTGGAGAACATGACTGAGATGATGAAAGAAAACATGAAAGAGATCAGAGATGAGATTAGACAAGCTACTGGTCAAGGTCACAGCAATGAGAGCAGAAGGAACCGTCAAACTCACACTCCACAAGAGCATGGTGGTTCACAGGAGACTGATAACTACTATGAGCGTCACAGA CTGAAGATCCCTCCCTTCCATGGCAAAGTTGATCCAGACGCGTACCTTGAGTGGGAGAAGAAGATTGAGCTCGTTTTCAACTGCCAACACTTCACCAATGCTCAAAGAATCCAGATTGCTGCAACTGAGTTCTATGACTATGCCTTGAGCTGGTGGGATCAACTGGTGACTACTAGGAGATTGAATCAGGAGTATCCAGTTGAGTCTTGGCATGAGATGAAGTCTCTTATGCGTAAGAG AGCTGGTATATCTGAGGACAGAGAGGATACTATGACAAGGTTTCTTGGAGGACTTAACCGCGAGATACATGACAGTGTGGAGATGCAGCATTATGTGGAGATAGAAGAGATGTTGCACAAAGCCATTCTTGTGGAGCAACATATCAAAAGGAAGCATCACTCGCGTGGAAGCTATGGAAATAGCAAGTACCAGCATTCTAAAGATGAGAAACCATCCTATCTGAAGGATAGCAAGCCTCAGCCGAAAGAAGATACTAAGCCAAGCAGCACATCCAGCAAAGACAAAGGCAAAGCTAAAGCTACTAGTTCGAGAGCCAGAGATGTTAAGTGTTTCAAGTGTCAAGGGCGTGGGCATTATGCTAATGAGTGCACCAACAAAAAGGTTATGATTCTTCTTGAGAATGGAGAGTATGAATCAGAGGAAGAGAAATCTGTGTCTGATCATGAGGAGTCTGGAGAAGAAAGTGAAGTAGAACCAGTGAGAGGGAGATTGTTGGTGACAAGAAGGCTCTTGAACTTGCAGACTAAGAATGAAGAGCTTGAGCAGCGTGAGAATCTATTTTACACAAGGTGTCTGGTTCAGGGAAAGGTGTGCAGTCTCATTGTTGATGGAGGAAGTTGTGTCAATGTGGCAAGTGAGACAATGGTGAAGAAGTTGTGTTTGAAAGTTCAGAAGCACCCGAGGCCTTACAGATTGCAGTGGCTTAATGAGGAGGGCGAGATGAGAGTTTCTACTCAAGTGCTGGTTTCTATAGCCATTGGTAGATATGAGGATGAAGTCTTGTGTGATGTGTTGCCAATGGAAGCCAGTCATATACTCCTTGGAAGACCCTGGCAGTTTGATAGACGTGTGAATCATGATGGCTTCACCAACAAGCACTCATTTGAATTTAAGGGAAAGAAGACTGTACTGGTGCCTCTATCTCCTAAAGAGGTTCATGAAGATCAACTACAGCTTCAGAAAAAGAAAGAGATAGACCTCAAACCTGATCAGAACAAGCATCACAGCCTCTATGCCAAACAGGGAGATATCAAAATAATTCTTTACTCTCAAAATTCTATTATCTTGCTTATGTTTAAGGAGACTATACTAACAGTCACTCATCACACACCGGATCATCCGAGTGAACTAGTCTCTCTTTTACAAGAATATGCAGATGTGTTTCCAGAAGATATCCCCTTTGGATTGCCTCCAGTTCGTGGGATTGAGCACCAAATCGACTTTGTACCTGGTTCAACACTACCAAACAGACCTGCATACAGAACTAATCCAGTGGAGACTAAAGAATTGCAAAGACAAGTAGAGGAGCTGATGGAGAAGGGTCATATCCGAGAGAGCTTGAGTACATGTGCAGTTCCAGTGCTCCTTGTGCCTAAGAAAGATGGTAGCTGGCGCATGTGTGTTGATTGTAGAGCAATCAACAATATAACAGTGAAGTATCGCCACCCTATTCCTAGATTAGATGATATGCTTGATGAATTGCATGGCTCCTGCATATTTTCTAAAATTGATCTGAAAAGTGGTTACCATCAAATTAGAATGAAAGAGGGAGATGAGTGGAAGACTGCATTCAAAA GCATCTTTGTTGTTGTGTATTTTGATGATATCTTAGTTTACAGCAAATGTCTTGAGGATCATATAGAGCATCTTAGGGCTGTCTTGAATGTTTTGAGAAATGAAAAGCTTAATGCCAATCTGAAGAA ATGGTGTAAAGGTGGATTAGGAGAAGATCAAAGCAATACAAGAGTGGCCGAGTCCAACTACAGTGGGAGAA GAATTGGTATTGGTGCTGTGTTAATGCAGGATAGAAGGCCTATTGCATATTTCAGTGAGAAACTCAGTGGAGCTACTCTCAACTATGCCACTTATGACAAAGAACTCTATGCCTTGGTGAGAGCTCTACAGACTTGGCAGCATTATCTCTGGCCAAAAGAGTTTGTCATTCACACAAACCATGAATCTTCTCAAGTACCTCAAAGGACAAAGCAAGCTCAGCAAGAGACACGCCAGATGGGTAGAATTCATTGA